The candidate division KSB1 bacterium nucleotide sequence GGTTACTGGCTTGCGAATGTGATTGGTGTGAGTGCAGATGGAGGTTGGATCGTGCCAGCGTACAGTGAGTTGTACAGTTTAGAGGCGGAGGTAACAAGTGAGAATAAGGAGATTCTTTCAGCGATTGGCCGGGTGTGTGCTGCGATAGGCAAAGCAGGGATTTGGGTACTGGACCGCGGAGGTGATCGCATTGAACTCATGCGTCGTTTACTCAGGGATGAGATTTACTTTGTCATTCGTCAGACGGGTCGACGAAATTTGTGGTATCGTGGGAAATGCCGCAGTCTTCGTTGGGTCTCTCGTAAGGTTATGTTGAGCTATTCTTTCCGAGTGAAGAAGAAACACAAGAATCGTTTAGTTGAGCGGGTCTATTGTGCTGGAGCGGTGCCGGTTCGTCTTACAAAGAATGGTCGGGATTTGTGGTTGGTGGTGAGTAAAGCAGCGGGCCGAGGTTACACCTGGTATTTGGCTCATTTGCCGAGCAGCGAAGAGAAGGGTGCAGTAGAGCTTGCGCTTCAGGGATATGGGTATCGTTGGAAGATAGAAGAGGTGCATCGTCATGTCAAAAAACAATACAATTGGGAGGGGATTTGTCTCAGACGCTATGTGGCGCTTAAGAACATGAATGCGGTGTTTTGGATGGCGATGTCTTTTGTTTATACGCAACTGGAGTCAGTGCCAGTGGACCTGTTTACTCGCTTGAATTTGATATACCGTCATAAACTTGCAGAACACTGTTCGGGTTTATTTACTACAAACTTTCAGTAGCCCTGAAGCAGTTATTTGCACGATGTACCCTGAGGCTAAAAACTCTTCAAAAGTGGCCTGATAAATCTCAACTCACTTTAAATTTCGGAGACATCTGAAAAAATGAGGGGTAGCCACACCAAGTCTGGAATATCTCTTGTTGTTCCCAAAACAGGAATGCCGTGAATACTGACATGACGTTTATTCGGATCGTCATCGATAATGCCCACAGGGTAATAACCGAGTTTGTTGTCCGTTTTTATCTGCCGAAGCATCATTTCCCCTGCAGAACCGGCCCCAACAATTAAAACTCGACTTTTGCCTTCTTGTGAAAAACTCATGAGTTCCTTTAATAACCGAGAGGAAAACCTTACGCCGCCCATAGCAATGAACCCGAGCAGCCAATAAATAGACAAGACGGAACGCGGGGTCCACTGAACTCGCAGCATGTAAATAATCGAAATGTACGCAGCCCAGGCAACCGTATGAGCTGAAAACAGCAGCACGAGGTCTTTAATACCAGCGTACTGGTACAGTCCTTTGTAGAGCCCAAATCCGAAAAATAGCGTCAAAGTTAGGGTCAATAATATCGGGATGCTGTGAAAGTATGCGGTCAACTCTGCGGATGGTATGTTTGCCTCAAACCTGATTGCGTAGGCCAGAAGATAGGTTTAAGGTAATAAACACCCATATCTAATAATACCTTTAAACCCCGGCTAATTGTGCTCTTGGAATGCTGTACCCAGCGATTGCTCAACGGCAGATGCAGGCTCATCAATGTATTACCTCACCGCTTTTACCGTCTAATGATTCCTGCTGATTGGCAAAGAAATCGAACCACGCGTTTCTATATACGTCTATATCTTCCAGCACATTTTTCATATCGGTTAGAAGCTTTATTTAAAAGGAGCTTTGCGAGAGAGATTATTGAAATCGCCCGAGCGCTGTTTTTCTCTATTAGCAAAACCTGCTTTTCATGAGAATCTGAGAGATTGAGTGCTAATTTCAGTGCCGTTATGTCTTTTCCCATCAATTCACTATTGAAAGATGAGATTTGCTCAGCCAAATTGCCGAAGTAAACATGGTAGTGGGAAAAACGAAAAACTAATGGCTTCTGGCGTTCCTCAGCAGGATATTTGTGAGTGCTCGAACTAAGTACAAGTTATCGGTTAAAAAGCTGCGGTTTTCCTTCGCTGAGAAGTACTGCCGCTCTGACTCGAGGATTTCGTCGAAAGACTGAGGCAAATCTGCATAATACGGAGGAATAAGCCCCGGCTTGTATTTAAACCGCAACTCCTGTAAATCTTTCGGGTAAAGGCTGAAGTAATGCCGGCTTAAAGCCCTAACCCCAACTAAATTAATATCACCACGAAAATAGTTGAACAACTGAGGCAATTCATCCAGCCAATACTTTCTCATAACCCTTCCCCAATTGGCGATACGGAAATCGTTTTTGAACTTGCCATTTGACTGAAGCTTGTTATGTTCGAAAACGTACTCTTGCAGATATTCGGAGTAGGGATGCATGGTTCTGAATTTGCGAATAAAAATCGGCTGCCCGTTCAAACCGACTCTTCTTAACTTAATGATGAAATTATAAGAAGGATTCTTGTAGGTGCTGGGACTGGTGTGTTTCTTAGCGATAAAATAAAAATTCTCCTCGGTTTCCTCAACCGCTAAAACTTTAAACCCGCAGAAGTAGAGACGCCCTAAAATCTCCGCTTTTGAAATAGCCCGATTCTTTCCCCGCGAAATCATAAAATAGACGTTCTTCAGGAGCGGGAGCTTGGCCATGGCGCGGAAGTAAATGAAATGAAACAGGTAAAGCGCCTTCGACAGGTACGGAGGATAGGTTTTAAAAAAATTCCTCTTGTGAATTTCCAACGTGTCTCCCCTGCCGATGAAAATCCCGCCTTGTATTAATTTTTCGTGTACTTCGAGGAGATATTTATTGAGATAGCGGAAGTCGTTAAAACGGTGTAAATTGATGAACGACTGCAGGGAATCTTTCTCAAGCCTTTGCAGACTGGAGATTGAGGGAAAGGTTCCAGCCTCGGATTCGAAAATATCAAAACTGCTTAACCCTAAATTCTTATCTACAAAATCAAATAAGCCCGGGCAGGACCTGAGAAGCCGGGTCAGGACTCTGGTCTTCAGCTCTGCAAAGGATACCTCTGGCTTTGTTTCAGCTTCAACGAGAACCGGGAAATCCGGCTGCACGACCACATTCTGGATAGTTTTTTCCGAATCGATTATCAATTTTTCGCCCTAATCTAATGGTTTGCAAATTAGTTACTCATCGGCAAGAGCCGGATTGTCTTTAGTAACTTATTGGAAATTAATTACCTTAATACGAAAACTTAATAGAGGGGTGGAGGGCTGAATCAAGGTACAAATGGCGAGGCTCTCAAAGGCAGAAAGTGTCTTTTCTGGTGGAGACGCATATGATTGAAGTGGAAGCGCTCAATCAACCTTGAGACCGAAAGCAAGGTTTACGTGAAGTCCGAGAATTAACTTAAAGTTGCTCTGGTTATCCCCTTGACGATTCTTGTAATTGTCGAAGTTCTCATAGCCAAGATTTACAGTAAATAGTGACCAATAATTGGGAAAATATTTCAAATCAAACCCTACTTCCCATTTTTTCTCAACTACACCTATCGGGAATTTCTCCTTTTTTAATGGAAAATAATCGGTGGTTTTAACATCTCCGGAACGCTGCCACGATGCATGCACTTTCAGCAGCGCGGGATACAGGTTAAAATACTTTACATCGATTCCAATTCGCTCAATGCTGCTGCGTGGATAGCCCAGACTTTTTTCTCGATAATGAAAATTCTCAAACGTACGGCGGGACTGGTAGGTGCGGTTGCCGATGCGCACGTACTCCATACTGGTTTGCAAGCCTTCCGCCCAAATATCTGCAAAGCTGACTTTCAACTGCAAGCCAAGCCGATCGGGAAATTGTTTGCGATCATCCTGGCCCGGTTCATTGTTCACAACAATATCATCCACCAAAAACTGTAAATACGTATTCACCTTTTGGTGTGGTTTGTAGAATAGATCAATCGCCCAAAGGCCGCTGATTTCCTGTAGGTTATTTCTTTGAATGACATAGAAATAATTCATCGGGTTCATGAAACCGAACTCAAAATCTCTATCAGGGCCGCCATAAACACCCACTTCCGTAAGCGCAAATTGAAATTTACCCGAAGGCGAAAATTCAAAGCGGTGCGCTGTAAGAAATTTTCGAACATGGAAGACCGAATCGGGGGCATCTGTAATCAAAGCAGGTTCTTCTAGTGTTAGTGCATCAAGGTCTTCAAGCCGAGAGAGAATCATACTGAATTTAAATTTCTTAACTGTGTAGGAAAGTTGAACATGATCGTAAGAATACGGGTTATCCGAAAGAATAAGCCCGG carries:
- a CDS encoding transposase, translated to MPAYSELYSLEAEVTSENKEILSAIGRVCAAIGKAGIWVLDRGGDRIELMRRLLRDEIYFVIRQTGRRNLWYRGKCRSLRWVSRKVMLSYSFRVKKKHKNRLVERVYCAGAVPVRLTKNGRDLWLVVSKAAGRGYTWYLAHLPSSEEKGAVELALQGYGYRWKIEEVHRHVKKQYNWEGICLRRYVALKNMNAVFWMAMSFVYTQLESVPVDLFTRLNLIYRHKLAEHCSGLFTTNFQ
- a CDS encoding sugar transferase encodes the protein MIIDSEKTIQNVVVQPDFPVLVEAETKPEVSFAELKTRVLTRLLRSCPGLFDFVDKNLGLSSFDIFESEAGTFPSISSLQRLEKDSLQSFINLHRFNDFRYLNKYLLEVHEKLIQGGIFIGRGDTLEIHKRNFFKTYPPYLSKALYLFHFIYFRAMAKLPLLKNVYFMISRGKNRAISKAEILGRLYFCGFKVLAVEETEENFYFIAKKHTSPSTYKNPSYNFIIKLRRVGLNGQPIFIRKFRTMHPYSEYLQEYVFEHNKLQSNGKFKNDFRIANWGRVMRKYWLDELPQLFNYFRGDINLVGVRALSRHYFSLYPKDLQELRFKYKPGLIPPYYADLPQSFDEILESERQYFSAKENRSFLTDNLYLVRALTNILLRNARSH